The following are encoded in a window of Fretibacter rubidus genomic DNA:
- a CDS encoding monovalent cation:proton antiporter-2 (CPA2) family protein has translation MDGSLLFSVFVFLAAACLLVPLCKLSGLGSVIGYLIAGVIIGPSALKLISDPETILHFSEFGVVMMLFLIGLELKPKNLWDMRAKLLGLGGLQVLLTTVLVALAATAFGRPPYEAIVIGMALALSSTAVALQVMQDRTIMGTEVGKSGFAVLLFQDVIVIAMIASLPLIASFAPESLEPVQSYAEHGADHGSDHGSGHAPMAKPTGLWLPVAIIGVFASMILAGRFLLRPLFRLIARSQVRETFTAIALLLVVGAALLMNWLGLSAALGAFIAGVVLADSEYRHQMERDIEPFKALLLGLFFMSVGMSLNIGMIAAFPLQIMGAVLGLIIVKAAVLFFIGWIFKIELGGRILFATILCQAGEFGFVLFQFALAEGVIAQDVVSTINTIIALSMAMTPVLLIGYDRLVAPRFVKASRGGEAPHNEGASVLILGFGRVGQIAARLLATQDVSITIIDNDGDHIEFVKQFGHRVFYGNGTDVDLLRMAGADTAQVIVVAIDDVEESVEAAEEIKHHFPKARIVARARNRTHMFRLLNAKVDFAERETVRGALAMGRKTLELLGTTEGRAQQLSDEFLALDFAMIEDSLAHMDDMPKLIEKSKAAREFMRRTLGGQDIATDKLPSNTSD, from the coding sequence ATGGACGGCTCTTTATTATTCTCTGTTTTTGTGTTTTTGGCAGCGGCGTGTTTGCTTGTGCCTTTGTGCAAATTATCAGGGCTAGGCTCTGTTATTGGCTATCTGATTGCGGGCGTCATCATCGGGCCCAGCGCACTTAAACTTATCTCTGACCCTGAAACCATTTTGCATTTTAGTGAATTTGGCGTGGTCATGATGCTGTTCCTCATTGGCCTTGAATTAAAACCCAAAAACCTATGGGATATGCGGGCAAAGCTACTGGGGCTCGGCGGGCTACAGGTTTTGCTGACCACTGTTTTGGTCGCTTTGGCTGCCACTGCTTTTGGTCGACCGCCCTATGAAGCCATTGTCATTGGCATGGCCTTGGCGCTGTCATCCACGGCGGTCGCGCTGCAAGTTATGCAAGACAGAACCATTATGGGGACAGAGGTCGGGAAGTCTGGCTTTGCCGTATTGTTGTTCCAAGACGTGATTGTCATCGCCATGATTGCGTCACTGCCGCTTATCGCCAGCTTTGCGCCAGAGAGTTTAGAGCCCGTTCAAAGCTATGCTGAGCATGGTGCAGATCATGGGTCAGACCATGGGTCTGGTCATGCCCCTATGGCGAAGCCGACGGGTCTGTGGCTACCCGTGGCAATCATTGGTGTCTTTGCCTCGATGATTTTGGCAGGGCGATTCTTACTACGCCCGCTGTTTCGCCTCATCGCGCGTAGCCAAGTGCGCGAAACCTTCACCGCTATTGCGCTCTTGCTTGTTGTTGGGGCGGCGCTGTTGATGAATTGGCTTGGCTTATCGGCGGCGCTGGGGGCTTTCATCGCCGGTGTGGTTCTGGCCGATAGTGAATACCGGCATCAAATGGAACGCGATATTGAACCGTTCAAAGCTCTGCTTCTGGGCCTGTTTTTCATGTCGGTTGGCATGTCGCTTAACATTGGCATGATTGCAGCCTTCCCTCTGCAAATCATGGGTGCTGTTCTAGGGCTTATAATAGTTAAAGCGGCTGTGTTATTCTTTATCGGTTGGATATTTAAAATCGAGCTGGGCGGGCGGATTTTATTTGCAACCATTCTATGCCAAGCGGGCGAATTTGGTTTCGTGCTGTTTCAATTTGCGTTGGCTGAAGGCGTGATTGCGCAAGATGTTGTGTCGACAATTAATACGATCATTGCGCTTTCGATGGCGATGACTCCTGTCTTGCTGATTGGGTATGACAGGCTGGTTGCTCCACGTTTTGTCAAAGCGAGTCGCGGCGGCGAAGCCCCTCATAATGAAGGCGCGTCCGTTCTGATTTTAGGGTTTGGCCGCGTTGGACAAATCGCAGCAAGGCTGCTCGCGACCCAAGATGTGTCAATTACCATCATTGATAATGACGGTGATCATATTGAATTTGTCAAACAATTTGGCCACCGTGTCTTTTACGGCAATGGTACAGATGTTGACTTGTTGCGCATGGCAGGCGCAGATACTGCACAGGTTATAGTGGTTGCGATTGATGACGTTGAGGAGTCGGTCGAGGCTGCGGAGGAAATAAAGCACCATTTCCCCAAAGCGCGTATTGTTGCCCGCGCACGCAACCGCACCCATATGTTTCGACTTCTGAATGCAAAAGTGGATTTTGCCGAGCGCGAAACGGTTCGCGGGGCGCTGGCTATGGGCCGTAAAACGCTAGAGCTTCTGGGTACGACAGAGGGCCGCGCGCAGCAACTATCAGATGAATTTCTGGCCCTTGATTTTGCCATGATCGAAGACAGCCTCGCCCATATGGATGATATGCCAAAACTGATTGAAAAGTCCAAAGCCGCGCGAGAGTTCATGCGCCGCACATTAGGCGGACAAGATATTGCGACGGACAAGCTGCCCAGTAACACATCTGATTAA
- a CDS encoding DUF805 domain-containing protein, whose amino-acid sequence MGNLLFSPKGRIGPGPFMNGMVILAVIGAVISLAPLISVQLSMILGFAGILMLYPLFCLLIKRSHDAGRSGWMSLAWFVLLIIISVILSQIVMMLFGGDAMKDMEAAMEEAVSSGAGMGDIMEMTGDMAKKTAIPSAVAGFIATVLGAYVINMLNKTDPDANQYD is encoded by the coding sequence ATGGGAAATTTACTATTTTCACCAAAGGGTCGTATTGGGCCGGGACCATTTATGAATGGTATGGTCATTTTAGCCGTAATTGGCGCTGTTATTAGCTTAGCGCCACTGATCAGTGTGCAACTATCCATGATTTTAGGCTTTGCAGGTATATTAATGCTTTATCCGTTATTTTGCTTGCTGATCAAACGATCCCATGATGCCGGCCGTTCTGGCTGGATGAGCTTGGCGTGGTTCGTGCTGCTTATCATTATTTCGGTCATCCTTAGTCAAATCGTCATGATGCTATTTGGCGGTGATGCGATGAAAGATATGGAAGCCGCTATGGAAGAGGCCGTATCATCAGGCGCGGGCATGGGTGACATTATGGAAATGACTGGCGATATGGCAAAGAAAACGGCCATTCCTTCTGCGGTCGCTGGCTTTATTGCAACGGTTCTTGGCGCTTACGTCATTAACATGCTCAACAAAACTGACCCGGACGCTAATCAATATGATTAG
- the lipB gene encoding lipoyl(octanoyl) transferase LipB, producing the protein MSTLISDTPIEWRVSRETIPYPDAVSEMEARAASIARGEAREQIWLLEHPPLYSAGTSAKPSDLVDPARFDVFSSGRGGQYTYHGPGQRVAYAMLDLRLRGRDVSAFVRGLEQWIIDTLAALDVVAERKTGRVGVWVTHDDGREEKIAAIGVRLKKWISFHGIAINVAPDLSHFSGIVPCGISEHGVTSLSALGKTTDMAIVDKALRQSFEAIFGPTVNAKL; encoded by the coding sequence ATTTCGACCCTCATATCAGACACGCCGATTGAATGGCGTGTATCACGCGAGACCATACCCTATCCCGATGCGGTCAGCGAGATGGAAGCACGGGCCGCGAGCATTGCCCGAGGCGAGGCGCGAGAGCAGATATGGCTTTTGGAGCATCCACCGCTGTATTCTGCGGGCACCAGTGCCAAGCCCTCCGATCTGGTTGATCCGGCGCGCTTTGATGTGTTTTCGTCCGGTCGGGGTGGGCAATATACTTACCACGGACCGGGGCAACGCGTGGCCTACGCCATGCTGGACCTACGCCTGCGCGGGCGGGATGTATCGGCCTTTGTGCGCGGATTGGAACAGTGGATTATTGATACGCTGGCGGCGCTAGATGTGGTTGCGGAGCGAAAGACAGGCCGCGTGGGTGTTTGGGTCACCCATGATGACGGCCGAGAGGAAAAAATCGCAGCCATTGGCGTGCGGCTGAAAAAATGGATCAGCTTTCACGGCATTGCGATTAATGTCGCGCCAGATTTATCGCATTTTTCGGGCATCGTGCCCTGCGGTATATCTGAACATGGGGTCACGAGCCTGTCTGCGCTGGGAAAGACAACGGATATGGCGATAGTGGATAAGGCCTTGCGCCAGTCCTTTGAGGCTATCTTTGGGCCAACAGTGAACGCCAAACTTTAA
- a CDS encoding DUF6538 domain-containing protein → MRSIQRPNQYLRLRHDVWHYVRRVPKSVRHIDERVLIYRSLETDSRKVARQRRDICAAADDQRWSEITPSRFGAPAPDAVMKDLQQRAQAFGFTYMPVSEIVEKLNGEQIVQRVTALGPINGPLSPKQQRDADALLGLAETPKVKISQALELYLSEIALDEQTGKSPEQLKTYTKVKRRAVANFIKLNGDMDMLEISRDEARTVYRFWADRVQPKGDQKPLSGSSANRDLGNLRKLYRRYFEHIGDENRQNPFRNLRFASPKLKQVQAFSDDWVRSKILAPNMLKGLNREAALLCLAMIETGCRPSELANIEPENIRLDDEIPHIRIRSSSKRALKSTASVREIPLIGVSLEAMKCAPNGFPHYQDRGYLLSQTLLNGFKVRELLPTPNHRIYSFRHSFEKRMLEGGLDYGLRCTLMGHRNPRPEYGDGGSLKYRSEQLVRIAHPITKRLLAGEPFYFKS, encoded by the coding sequence ATGAGGTCGATTCAGCGTCCAAACCAGTATTTAAGATTACGCCATGACGTGTGGCATTACGTGCGCCGCGTCCCGAAATCAGTTCGCCACATTGATGAGCGCGTGTTGATTTACCGCTCGCTTGAAACAGACAGCCGCAAAGTGGCAAGGCAGCGCCGCGATATATGCGCCGCCGCCGACGACCAGCGATGGAGCGAGATAACGCCCAGCCGTTTCGGAGCGCCCGCGCCCGATGCCGTGATGAAGGACTTACAGCAGCGAGCACAAGCGTTTGGCTTCACCTATATGCCCGTCTCGGAAATCGTGGAAAAATTGAACGGCGAACAGATTGTGCAGCGCGTGACGGCACTTGGCCCAATCAACGGACCTTTATCACCAAAACAGCAACGGGATGCGGATGCACTCCTCGGTTTGGCTGAAACACCAAAGGTAAAAATAAGCCAAGCCTTAGAGCTATATCTAAGCGAGATTGCGCTGGACGAGCAGACAGGCAAATCACCCGAACAGCTTAAGACTTACACCAAGGTCAAACGCCGCGCTGTGGCGAACTTCATTAAGCTAAACGGCGATATGGATATGCTTGAGATAAGCCGCGATGAGGCGCGAACAGTTTACCGCTTTTGGGCAGACCGTGTTCAGCCCAAGGGCGACCAGAAGCCTTTGAGCGGGAGTAGCGCTAACCGTGATCTAGGAAACCTTCGTAAACTCTACCGCAGATACTTTGAACACATCGGGGATGAGAATCGCCAAAACCCTTTTCGAAACCTGCGCTTTGCTTCGCCAAAACTTAAGCAAGTGCAGGCGTTCAGTGATGACTGGGTCAGGTCGAAAATTCTCGCGCCTAATATGTTGAAAGGCCTAAACCGAGAAGCAGCTTTGCTTTGTTTGGCAATGATAGAAACAGGATGCAGACCGAGCGAGCTTGCCAATATCGAGCCAGAAAACATTCGCCTAGACGATGAAATTCCCCATATTCGTATTCGTTCAAGCTCCAAGCGGGCGTTGAAGTCGACGGCATCGGTGCGCGAAATTCCGCTTATTGGCGTGTCCCTTGAAGCGATGAAATGTGCGCCAAATGGCTTCCCCCACTATCAAGACAGAGGCTATTTATTGTCGCAAACGCTCTTGAACGGCTTCAAAGTCAGAGAGCTTTTGCCGACACCTAACCACCGAATTTATAGTTTTAGACATAGCTTTGAGAAGCGTATGTTGGAGGGCGGCCTTGATTATGGCCTACGCTGCACCCTAATGGGACACCGTAACCCACGGCCTGAATATGGCGATGGAGGCTCCCTTAAGTATAGAAGTGAGCAACTAGTTAGGATTGCCCACCCAATTACCAAGCGGTTGCTTGCGGGTGAGCCCTTTTACTTCAAAAGTTAG